The Clostridium sp. DL-VIII DNA window GTTGCTGTGAAATTATTTATTGCATTTGCCTGTTCTTCTGATGCTGAAGATACATTCTCACAATTTTCAGTATTACTTTCAGTTACTGTGGCTATCTCATTGATTAATTTAACAACTTTATCTGAAGATGCAACTTCATCACTTGTGATCTCAAGTATTTCACCAACATGTTTAACTATCTTTTCTATAGCATTTCTTATATCTACAAAAGCTTTATCTGTTTCTGATACTATTCTTACTCCATTATCAACTTCAGCCTTTGCTCTTCCCATTGAACTTACAGCATTTTGTGTTTGCTTAATCATTTCACTAACTAATGTAGCTATTTCCTTTGCTCTATCATTTGTTTCTTCTGATAATTTTCTTACTTCTTCAGCTACAACACTAAAGCCTTTACCATGTTCTCCTGCCCTGGCTGCCTCTATAGATGCATTTAATGCTAAAAGACTCGTTTGCCCTGCAATATCATTTATAGTATTTACTATTCCATCAACTTTAGCAGATAATCCATTTAAAGCTTCAAGTGCTTCTGCTGTCTCCTGGCTTCCACTATTAATAACATTCATTGCCTTTACTGTTTCTTCTACTTTTCCTCTTCCAAACTCAGCCACGTTCATTGTGTTAGTTGCATTTGAAGTTGTTGCTTCAGCTCTATTTTGTGCAAGCTGTACTAAACTTGACAATTGTACTAAAACTGTTGAGATTTCAACTATAGATGCATTTTGTTTTTCTGCATCTTCTGCAACTTGATTTATGGTTGCAGTTATTTCCTCAGTAGTGGCGCTTATTTCTTCTGAAGATGAAGCCATTTCTTCTGAGGCTGCCGTTAATTGCTCTGACGCCTCTAAAACATTTCTGACTATGTGATCCTGATGCCCTATCATGTTATTAAAAGATTTTTCAAGCTCGGCAATTTCATCATTTCTATCTACTTTAGCTTTAACAGTTAAATCTCCTTCTCCTGCAAGCTTCATTAGAGCTTCCAGTTTATTAATAGGATTAATTATTCCTTTAGTTGAATACAAGTATGCTAATAACATAGCTAAAATAATAGATATTAGCATAATGCCAATTGTATAATTTCTAATGCTTAGAGCTGGTGACATATAATCATTATAATCTGCTGTAAGCCCAATTATCCACTTATCAGCTGACTGAAAAACAACGTACTTTTTCACATTATCTGAATTATAAAATCCATCAACAGCCTTTCCATCTTTCACTTGATTAATCATAGAAATTAAATCATTACTTGCACTTTCCTTTAAAATTTTACTTTTATCAGGATGATAGTCATACAATCCGTTTTTATCAGTAATAAATGCATATCCTGTTTGTCCAATTTTTATTTTAGATGCATAATTTGAAATGCTTTCAAAATTTATACTTCCAACTAAAGTTCCAATGATCTTATCTCCATCTTTAATTGGATAAGCTATAGAAATACCTTCATTTCCTGTAGTTCTAGATATTAATACATCACTAACGGTTTCTTCTCCACTAAGTGCCTCTTTTATGTATGCTCTGTCACTTAAATCTACGTCAGGTTCTATTGACTGATTATTAATAACTTCATCTCCTGCTATATCAGTAATAATTAATACTTCCATATTATCTTTGTTTTTATCTTGAACAGTTTTGATATAATTATAGGCCTTTTCCTTATTTTCTGGGCTTAAATTTTTGAGTGCATTATTAATATCTCCATTTAAGCTAGCTACTTCTAAAGTACGTTTTAAAGAATCTATTTTATCATTAATTAAATTTCCTGTACTCAATGCCTGTTCATCTAATTGCTGCTGAACTGATGCTTGTATGGATTTGCTTGACATCTCATATGATATACCTCCTAATACCCCCATTGGTATAGTAATCATACAAAAAAATGCAATCATTAATTTTATTTTTAAAGAAATTTTCACTAGACTTCCTCCTCTGCTTATAAAAAAATAATAAAATTTATTATTTTGCTATGAAATATATTTTTTCATAATTATAGAGTTGTCTTTAAATTCTACTTCATCAGTATAACATCTTATAATATACAACCCTCGTCCACTCTCTTCTAGAATATTATCTTCATTTATTTCTTTATGTGATTCTAGATTTTCAATTCCGCTTCCACAATCTGTTACAGTTAATATTAATTTTTTTTCATCTAATTCCCATTTCATATATATAGGTTTATTTTTATCACTTTTGTTCCCGTGAACAAATGAGTTGTTAAGTGCTTCTGATACAATTAGCTTTATTTCAAAGCACTGGCTTTTTAAATTTAATGTTTCTACTAATTCATCCAATTTATTATTTATATTATCTAAGCCATAAAATATCATCTCATTTTCTGCATTTCGCATATTTAATATCCCCCCTTACCTAGCATTACCAGCTTTTAATATTAGGTTAACTTATAATAATAAATGCCTTAACCTATTGTTTATAAACTTCATCATCAAATATATAATTATTGATTTACATATATATGTTGCAATTGATTTTGTACATTTAACATTTAGATATTTACTTAGCGGATAGACATCCTAAATATAATTTTATTATTGTAACATATATATAAATTTAAATGTTACATAAGTTAGCATTTTAATACACTTAATTACATTAATAACATCAATTATGACAATTACATTATTACACTTTTCATTCCAATTTTCAACACAGGTAATGATTGTTATTCTCTATATTTATCCAAAATATTTCATTAATAATGTATGTAGATGATTACTTTGACAACTTTCTATATATAAAAACATAAAAGAGGCTATTTAAAGATAAATGTAAATTTCCTTTAAACAGCCTCGTATTTAAAACCTTAAATATATTAATAATTTACTTGTGCATTAACAGTTGCATTTTCTTGTTGATTTTCTTCAGCATCTTCTTTTACTATTAACTTAACCAGTTTTTCTCCATAAGGAAGGCAGAATTGTATGAACGGTCCTGTTGATGCAAGTGCTAATATTGTTCCTATTCCAATTGTTCCTCCAAGAATAAATCCAATTATTAAGTATCCTGCATCTAATCCTATTCTAATCCAACGATACTGCATATTAGTTTTTCCTTGAATTATAAATGGAACTATATCATTTGGAGCAACGCCCAAATTACTTGCAGATTGTATTGAAAAACCTATAGCGATT harbors:
- a CDS encoding ATP-binding protein — translated: MRNAENEMIFYGLDNINNKLDELVETLNLKSQCFEIKLIVSEALNNSFVHGNKSDKNKPIYMKWELDEKKLILTVTDCGSGIENLESHKEINEDNILEESGRGLYIIRCYTDEVEFKDNSIIMKKYIS
- a CDS encoding methyl-accepting chemotaxis protein, with amino-acid sequence MKISLKIKLMIAFFCMITIPMGVLGGISYEMSSKSIQASVQQQLDEQALSTGNLINDKIDSLKRTLEVASLNGDINNALKNLSPENKEKAYNYIKTVQDKNKDNMEVLIITDIAGDEVINNQSIEPDVDLSDRAYIKEALSGEETVSDVLISRTTGNEGISIAYPIKDGDKIIGTLVGSINFESISNYASKIKIGQTGYAFITDKNGLYDYHPDKSKILKESASNDLISMINQVKDGKAVDGFYNSDNVKKYVVFQSADKWIIGLTADYNDYMSPALSIRNYTIGIMLISIILAMLLAYLYSTKGIINPINKLEALMKLAGEGDLTVKAKVDRNDEIAELEKSFNNMIGHQDHIVRNVLEASEQLTAASEEMASSSEEISATTEEITATINQVAEDAEKQNASIVEISTVLVQLSSLVQLAQNRAEATTSNATNTMNVAEFGRGKVEETVKAMNVINSGSQETAEALEALNGLSAKVDGIVNTINDIAGQTSLLALNASIEAARAGEHGKGFSVVAEEVRKLSEETNDRAKEIATLVSEMIKQTQNAVSSMGRAKAEVDNGVRIVSETDKAFVDIRNAIEKIVKHVGEILEITSDEVASSDKVVKLINEIATVTESNTENCENVSSASEEQANAINNFTATAQETSAMSEELTKLVERFKL